A region of Paludisphaera rhizosphaerae DNA encodes the following proteins:
- a CDS encoding arylsulfatase, which translates to MRSRIPFSAVVVCGLIAFSRWSAALALPPAEEPPQGVTPKVLPRSDFHFDGKVGKTFKESDPPQFPQPVQAPKGAPNVVLILLDDTGFGQYSTFGGGIPSPTLDKLAAEGLRYNRFHTTALCSPTRASLITGRNHHSATFGCITEAATGYDGYTCVLPRSCGTIGEVLRQNGYMTAWIGKNHNTPTWETSSIGPFDRWANGLGFDYFYGFNAGDMNHWDPLLIENRNLVPKSKDPNYHMTEDLADKAIDWVRKSTSISPDKPFFLYVAPGANHSPHHAPKEWIDKFKGQFDAGWDAYREATLARQIQLGVVPPDTKLTTRSEGLPAWDTLKDGQKKVYARMMETFAGYSAHVDHHMGRIIDEVKKLPNADNTIFLYIVGDNGASAEGGLEGSLNENLFFNGFPEKWEENLAHIDEIGGPKWFNHFPSAWAHAMSTPFQWTKQVASHFGGTRNPMIISWPAKIKDRGGLRTQFLHVIDIVPTLYEAIGVTPPTTLNGIEQKPIEGASFFKSFTEKAAPESRKTQYFEMFVNRGIYHDGWMASSRSFVPWDPNRGDFDPFTAKWELYNLGKDFSQAEDLAAKNPEKLKELESTFWTEAEKYNVLPLDWRGVERLSGELQGRPNLAGKRDKYVYYPGQIALPSGACPPLLNKSFTVTSNIEIPENGAEGMIFTEGGVTGGCGIYLRDGKAHFVYNMLALDRYTITSEALPKGKVTLAMHLAYEGKPGELGKPATVTLTANGKKVGEGKLPKTVPLQFSLGEGIDIGLDTGSAVDFTYKLPFAFTGKIESVTVELK; encoded by the coding sequence ATGCGAAGTCGCATCCCGTTCTCAGCCGTGGTCGTCTGTGGACTGATCGCATTCAGTCGATGGAGCGCGGCTCTCGCGCTGCCTCCCGCCGAGGAGCCGCCGCAGGGCGTCACCCCGAAGGTGCTCCCGCGGTCTGACTTCCACTTCGACGGCAAGGTCGGCAAGACGTTCAAGGAGTCCGACCCGCCGCAGTTTCCCCAGCCCGTTCAGGCGCCGAAGGGAGCGCCCAACGTCGTGCTGATCCTGCTCGACGACACCGGGTTCGGCCAGTACTCGACGTTCGGCGGCGGGATCCCGTCGCCGACGCTCGACAAGCTCGCGGCGGAAGGTCTGCGGTACAACCGGTTCCACACGACGGCCCTCTGCAGCCCGACGCGGGCCTCTCTGATCACCGGCCGCAACCACCACTCGGCCACCTTCGGCTGCATCACCGAGGCGGCCACGGGGTACGACGGGTACACCTGCGTCCTCCCGCGGAGCTGCGGGACGATCGGCGAGGTGCTGCGGCAGAACGGCTACATGACGGCCTGGATCGGCAAGAACCACAACACGCCGACGTGGGAGACCAGCTCCATCGGCCCGTTCGACCGCTGGGCCAACGGCCTGGGGTTCGACTACTTCTACGGCTTCAACGCCGGCGACATGAACCACTGGGATCCGCTGCTGATCGAGAACCGCAACCTCGTCCCCAAGAGCAAGGACCCGAACTACCACATGACCGAAGACCTGGCCGACAAGGCCATCGACTGGGTCCGCAAGTCCACGAGCATCTCCCCGGACAAGCCCTTCTTCCTGTACGTCGCGCCGGGGGCCAATCACTCGCCGCACCACGCGCCCAAGGAGTGGATCGACAAGTTCAAGGGGCAGTTCGACGCCGGCTGGGACGCCTACCGCGAGGCGACGCTCGCCCGGCAGATCCAGCTAGGCGTCGTGCCGCCGGACACCAAGCTCACGACCCGGAGCGAGGGACTCCCCGCGTGGGACACGCTCAAGGACGGCCAGAAGAAGGTCTACGCCCGGATGATGGAGACGTTCGCGGGATACTCGGCGCACGTCGACCACCACATGGGGCGGATCATCGACGAGGTCAAGAAGCTCCCCAACGCCGACAACACGATCTTCCTCTACATCGTCGGCGACAACGGCGCCAGCGCCGAGGGGGGCCTTGAGGGGAGCCTGAACGAGAACCTCTTCTTCAACGGCTTCCCGGAGAAGTGGGAGGAGAACCTGGCGCACATCGACGAGATCGGCGGGCCGAAGTGGTTCAACCACTTCCCCAGCGCCTGGGCGCACGCGATGTCTACGCCCTTCCAGTGGACGAAGCAGGTCGCCAGCCACTTCGGCGGCACGCGCAATCCGATGATCATTTCCTGGCCCGCCAAGATCAAGGACCGGGGCGGCCTGCGGACGCAGTTCCTGCACGTCATCGACATCGTGCCGACGCTCTACGAGGCGATCGGCGTCACTCCGCCGACGACGCTCAACGGCATCGAACAGAAGCCGATCGAGGGGGCGAGCTTCTTCAAGTCGTTCACGGAGAAGGCCGCGCCGGAGTCGCGGAAGACGCAGTACTTCGAGATGTTCGTCAACCGGGGGATCTACCACGACGGCTGGATGGCGTCGAGCCGCAGCTTCGTGCCGTGGGACCCCAACCGAGGCGACTTCGACCCCTTCACGGCGAAGTGGGAGCTCTACAACCTCGGCAAGGACTTCTCCCAGGCGGAAGACCTGGCCGCGAAAAACCCGGAGAAGCTCAAGGAGCTTGAGTCAACCTTCTGGACCGAGGCCGAGAAGTACAACGTGCTCCCCCTGGATTGGCGTGGCGTGGAACGCCTGAGCGGCGAGCTCCAGGGCCGGCCGAACCTCGCCGGCAAGCGTGATAAATACGTCTACTACCCTGGCCAGATCGCCCTCCCCAGCGGCGCCTGCCCACCGCTGCTCAACAAGTCGTTCACGGTCACGTCGAACATCGAGATCCCCGAGAACGGGGCCGAGGGGATGATCTTCACCGAGGGGGGCGTGACCGGCGGCTGCGGGATCTACCTGCGCGACGGCAAGGCCCACTTCGTCTACAACATGCTCGCCCTGGATCGATACACGATCACCTCCGAAGCGCTGCCGAAGGGGAAAGTGACCCTGGCGATGCACCTCGCCTACGAGGGCAAGCCCGGCGAACTCGGCAAGCCCGCGACCGTGACCCTGACCGCCAACGGCAAGAAGGTGGGCGAGGGCAAGCTGCCGAAGACCGTCCCCCTCCAGTTCTCGCTGGGGGAAGGCATCGACATCGGCCTGGACACCGGCTCGGCCGTCGACTTCACCTACAAGCTGCCGTTCGCGTTCACCGGCAAGATCGAGAGCGTGACGGTTGAACTGAAGTGA
- a CDS encoding AIM24 family protein, which produces MATFEVERLEGCQWIKATLRDETVRTERGALNHMRGDLKMDMPLPSPREAFISLFSVESMFRPRFRGTGEIYLESSLGGFYSLQVTEGEPWIVEDGAYWASEQGIRLSFHRERVVAALWAGEGLFWYQSKVSGSGQVVLATSGDVEEVVLNDEQLTTEGRYVLARTAGLRLDVRRPARGLLGYFYSGESRMRVYHGTGRLLLSATPNWRLRMAQNAAAGVFKYL; this is translated from the coding sequence ATGGCCACGTTCGAGGTCGAAAGACTGGAAGGATGCCAGTGGATCAAGGCGACGTTGCGCGATGAGACGGTGCGAACCGAGCGGGGCGCCCTCAACCACATGAGGGGCGACCTGAAGATGGACATGCCCTTGCCGTCGCCGCGCGAGGCGTTCATCTCGCTCTTCTCGGTCGAGTCCATGTTCCGTCCCCGGTTCCGGGGCACCGGCGAGATCTATCTCGAATCGTCGCTGGGCGGTTTCTACTCCCTTCAGGTCACGGAGGGAGAGCCTTGGATCGTCGAGGACGGGGCCTACTGGGCTTCGGAGCAAGGGATACGGCTCTCGTTCCATCGCGAGCGAGTCGTCGCGGCCTTGTGGGCCGGCGAGGGGTTGTTCTGGTATCAGTCGAAGGTCTCCGGCAGCGGCCAGGTCGTGCTGGCGACCTCGGGCGACGTGGAAGAGGTCGTCCTCAATGATGAGCAGTTGACCACAGAGGGCCGGTACGTCCTCGCCCGCACCGCGGGCCTTCGCCTGGACGTCCGCAGGCCGGCACGGGGGCTGCTCGGCTACTTCTATTCGGGGGAGAGCCGTATGCGGGTCTACCACGGGACCGGGCGCCTGCTCCTCTCGGCCACGCCGAACTGGCGGCTGCGGATGGCTCAGAACGCCGCGGCGGGCGTGTTCAAGTATCTCTGA
- a CDS encoding LapA family protein has product MRYVSGVLAVLLFLMVVAFSLQNRESVTLTFLAWSTSLPKIFLILGTYVLGMLSGWGFVTLVKQAF; this is encoded by the coding sequence ATGCGTTACGTGAGCGGCGTACTCGCCGTCCTGCTCTTCCTGATGGTCGTCGCGTTCTCGTTGCAGAATCGCGAGTCCGTGACCCTGACCTTCCTCGCCTGGTCGACCAGCCTGCCGAAGATCTTCCTGATCCTCGGCACCTACGTCCTGGGCATGCTCTCAGGCTGGGGATTCGTCACCCTCGTCAAGCAGGCGTTCTGA